The following is a genomic window from Rutidosis leptorrhynchoides isolate AG116_Rl617_1_P2 chromosome 8, CSIRO_AGI_Rlap_v1, whole genome shotgun sequence.
ggtggtgaatatcttaatgacgaatttcgtgatcatctacggggttgtgggataatctcacaattagctcctcctagaacaccacagcataatggtgtggctgaaaggaggaatcgaacattacttgatatggttcggtcCATGATGAGTCGCAcaatgcttccaatcagtttttggggttacgccctacaaactgccgcaaggatccttaacctcatcccaaccaagaaagtttccaaaacaccttatgagatatggcatggcaaAACCGTGTCTCTCTCTTATCTTAGAATCTGGGGATGTGAGGCTTACGTTCgccgtgaagctcaagataaacttgaacccagatctgaaaagtgtttatttgttggatacccgactgattcttttggatatttattttacaaccctactgagaacaaagtctttgtgtctcgaaggggagtcttccttgaaaaggatctcatatcaaaaggaaccagtgggagcaaaattgaccttgaagaaattcaagaatcaaccgacatggaaaccgatattggaaccaattctcctcaagaggtcgaagAACCTGCTGTTGagagagaaactgacctacagccaccacccatacgtagatctgatagagtgcgtcaaacaccaaagaaatatagtttacacatatttgagggtgatgacgaaaatatagattctgatgaacctattacctatcaggaagcgatgacaggccccgagtctgccaaatggaaggaggctatggacaacgagattcaatccatgcatgataatcaagtctggaccttgattgatcatacaccaggaattaaaaccattaggtgtaagtgggtcttcaagaagaagactgacatggatggaaatgtacacacattcaaagccagactggtggctaagggttacacgcaacaacatggtgtagactacgatgaaactttttcaccagtggctatgttgaaatccattagaatacttcttgccatagctgcattttatgactacgaaatatggcaaatggatgtaaaaacagctttccttcatggtaagctaacagaggatgtgtttatgacacagcctgagggttttgtacatcctaagtatcctaaaagtgtgtgcaagcttcaaaagtccatttatggacttaaacaagcttctcgtagctggaatctttgctttaatgagaaaatcaaagaatttggttttatcagaagcgaagatgagccatgtgtctatgttaggtctagtgggagtgttgtagtcttccttgtactatatgtcgatgacatattactcatgggaaacgatatcccgacattgaaagatgtcaaagcttggctagggaaatgtttctccatgaaagatttggaagatgcatcatatattttgggtattaagatctatcgagataggtcaaggagattgattgggctaagccaaagtgcatatgtagataagatactgaagaaattcggtatgcacaactccaagaaagggtgtgttcctatgaaccctggaatgatattgagcaagtctcaatgtcctaattctgacttggaatcagctaccatgagtcggactccatatgcttcagctatagggtcgatcatgtatgccatgatatgcactaggcctgacgtatcgtatgcactaagcatgactagtcatTATCAGGCCaaccctggtgaagctcattggatagcagtcaagaacattctaaagtatcttaggagaactaaagagatgttcttggtctatggtgggaatgacgagctgagcgttAAAGGATACTCGGACGCTAgcttccaatcagatagagatgattgctcatCGCAATctggatttgtatttatgttgaacggtggagccgtcacttggagaagctccaagcaaagtactattgctgattctacgacagaaaccgagtatatagcggtaaatgaagctgctaaagaggccatgtggataaagaaattcatcggggatctaggtgtggttcctacaatccatgatcctgttgagattttctgcgacaatgtgagtgcggttgtcttggctcaagaaccgaggtcacaaaaaCGCACACGacacatactcagaaagtaccattacatccgtcaacttgtagcagaaaatgacatattattaagtagagtagacacgactaagaacttggctgatcctttcaccaagcctttgccacagactaagcatgatgctcatagcatgtctattggcattcgtgtcattgatgataaagtttgaatgtatttattatgttaagtttgaaactttaaacattcggcaataatatatgttgcaattgatctgatgattaatatattgagattatattatacgcacgatgcgatcatttcattgtatattgccatgtttcattttgcatgttttaacttccaatgaatattatttcataaacctCCACAGTCGgccattctctaaggaagagagaattgaattaagactgctatgaagtgtagtaatataggcttatatgaaactacattcacgaggaacttgatagttgattcaagattttggaatgaccacacttagacgctacttcatggttttaagtcacaagtaatctctaagatggcaacatcatttatcctagagttgatatgtatgaggaatcctgacacaaactgtGTTGCACTTTGACCTGTActtaacgctgtgcgtaaatgccagtcataagggtgcagatcaggtataaaatgggatgtggtggatgtctatacagttgaagcaatttgttccttcttctcttagcaagttgaagcgatatctctgagcccctcgttgatttgtgctgaattaaatgcatggcaatgctacgactgaattaatgcaattgtagtctatttgatcaccacaaatctcaatcgggaaacataatcttgaacgatgatgattgacacttaaccatgtcacacgttcataaagatatctagaacgaaaggatgattgatataaatcaaaatataggagtgtaacttAACTGACTggttgttacacatggtgtgtcttttaagactaaccaatattattaatgtcagtgcaagtgggagtctgttggaaatatgttctcgggttggttacAATTCAACCGTGACTTGAccatggtacatatattccgaaggtatgcccatgacattaaataatataaagtccatttatcctattcggtcacacacaaaggccaatcgtcaattgtttgatataccttctaattgggaattaatttattaatcaattattattggtttaataaataaatataattttgaGATTAATTAAttgataattaatttattaataaacaAGCTTGCCTACCTCaccttaaaaaaataaataaaagggaGGCATGCTTGTTGAGTTTTAAAAAAACGATACATGCAATCTAGAAAAGGAAGCcacataaaaaaaaatacaaatgagAGGGCATGCTTGTTTTAAAAGACCCATGTGAGTAGTAATGCTTTAAGTCTCACATTTTCACATACTGAGAAAAAAAAATAGTGGCAGTAACAAACAAAAATTAATCTCATCACTTTGTTATTCTCCCTAAAAACTCCTTTCTTCCTTTTAACAAAACAATTCGGTGGTTTTACAAAGGAAGAAGATAAAAGGGTTTTGATAAATTAGAAGGTATATATcaaaacaaggttggaactttgggtgtcaatCGTTTAGAGGAGCTCTCATTTGGGTTCTCTCCAAGCTAGGATTCTCaacaaaggctacaaaggttgtaatctaacctattcttgttcgtttatttaattttgtttgctaaaagttttgtacatAGGTCCTTGGAggaatatgattttataaattttaaaatgttTCCGCTCGCTTTgtgtttgtatcatactccaacaattACAACATGTACTTTTAGCATGGACAAATGTCCACGTTATAGAAGAGACGTACATGTCCATTTTGTTTTCACCATAGTCGACTTGATACACACCCACCgttttcaagtgtcaataaatatATGTTTCAGATTTTAAAAGGCCCTTTTACAGTTTGGATCATACTATTATTTCTAGTCTTCTAGGATTTAgagttataattaataattaattcatGTAGTTAACCGTATTGGCATTATTATCGCCAACCTTTGTGTTATAAGAACTTTAATTTCTGTTAAGCTCTTCAGCTCTTAAGAATAAaaattacaaatacatttatggaaCTCGAACAAGATAGCTAGTACGTTTTACTCAAATCTTACAGTACTTGAACTCGTATATATTATCGAATACTAAAAATTTCACTTTTTGATTCATATAGGCTTTTCAACATGATTcagtttagtttagtttagtttttatttttattttttatttttaaagtaaTGTTTCAATTTTGATAGTCAAAGTTAATCATCTTGCTATATGGAATTATCAGTTAAAAGGTAAATTAGAGAAAGACCTTATGAATGGATCCCAGTTGAATAACTCCTTCTCTAACAGCAACCAAAGCAATAGTCTGAaaaaatcaaataataataataataaataaagctaACAATTTAAGTTGCTTATGATATATGACTGTTTTAAGACAATGCATTATTGTTTAACTTTTACCTTTATACCAGACTGAAATTGAGCCTCCCATGTCCTTGGATGCTGTTATTCAAGTACAATAATTAAAGAAATTAAAacccaataatatattaataattattatgattattattgctattatatcattataataataagaataataatagagATCATCTGTTCGAGTGTGTTTAGAATGTTATTCGTGTAAAGTTATGTAGAGTGGGGGAGTCTatcgtttaaaaaaaaataaataatgaatAATTATgagtacaaataataataatgtcaccGTAAATTTTTAATATTGAATGGCAATTGATATAAACCAAATAGAAAATGAAAACTAAGAAATGAATTATATTACTGTTTTAATCACACAAATAACCActtaatcactaataataatagtaaagcatttaccaaaaaaattataaaaagaaaaagaattaataACTTTACTGCGGAGTACTACTTACTGAGTCAGCTGAGTTATTCCATGTAGACAAAAAATTAATTTCTTGATCAGTTGGCTCTTTAAAAATCCACTTATGACTGTGATCAGCTGCTACTTTTCCAATTAATCTATACAAAAAATAAATAACTAAATCATAATCATTAGTACTAGCTATAAGCTATAACAAATATGGAGTAATTAGCATGCATCTCTCTAAATATAGTTGAAAGAGTTAtatataatgataagataaaattacaaaaataccctTCGCCGTAATTGTAAATTTCATGGGACATTTTGAAGAAAAGATCGGGTTGAAGGACTTGATATTGTTGGTATTCATATACCGGACATTCACCGGAGTTTGTCTCAGCAGCTCTTGAGGCAGCAAAATTGCAGAAACCATCCTCCCATGCCAATATCCTATAATTAATTTGATACTAATTTATTATAAAATTATTGGTATATTATATAGTGGATGAACAACATGTATATCTTGAATAGCTAAGTTAAGAAGTTAGATAAATGAATGAAATAATCATACAAATATATATGATGATGTATTTTATACGGAGTATATGCTATCTTAAACACAAACAAAATAATAAAGGAAATGtatgatttttatatatagaaGTCGAtggattaattaattaaattaccaATTTCTTCTATTGCCTCTTGACCTATCAAATGCTCCACCTTGAGTATCCCATCTATAATTAATCAAGAAATCATGAAACATGAGTATTGCGGGAGTATACTTTCATGTACATGATCAAGTCTTAAACTTTATTCATTTTgtacttatttaatatatttataactAATTGAGATACATAAAAGAAGCTAATTAAGATatataattatgaatattaataaataaaaatgatatataGTAAGTACTTGGGAGGAGGGTAGTTTCTAGGCAAGATCCTCCAAAAAACAGCATAAACCCATTGAGAGTTTTCATGGATACAAAAGCTTCTCAAGGTGTGTTGAAGGAGATGAGTTACTGCTGATTGGTTTAATTGCTCTtccattctctctctctctctctctctctctctctctctaaagcatTACTTATATTATCTATTCTATATCTTTTTAATTTCTTTAGAAGAAGGGAAACCAAACACCCTTTACTTCCTTTATATAATGTCTCTAAAAAAACCCATATCTCAAATCTACtctagaatataatatatatatatatatatatatatatatatatatatatatatatatatatatatatatatatatatatatatatggtaggatcaagagagaagtaactAATCgaaggaagcaaaatttttttttttttcgtttttggaaaaaattttgttcacgaacattatagattggatgaaaatatgaacatttaataaagacaatttgtgataaatatttttattttggagggaaaaagctcgaagaagtaatatataacaattatcgtgtttttcgagcgtatgttgagggtttagatattagggtttagatattaggatttatagggtttaaatattagggtttagaaatttagggtttagggtttagatttaggatttagattgagtttttaacacgaacggtttagagtttagggtttagggtttagggtttggtgttttgggtttatggaataaatccaaaacaccaaaccctaaaccctaaaccctaaatcctaaactctaaattgggctaaattttacttcacaaaacatgaagaaaaaaaactttaacattcttcacgaacaatattatcttgaatgttattttttgtcgatcattttctcgccaaaataataacattcatcacgaaatgtcttttctaaatgttcttattttcattcaatctataatgttcgtgaacaaagttttttcaaaaaacgagaaaaaaaatttgcttccccccgcttccccccgattggttacttccccattgatcctgcccatatatatatatatatatatatatatatatatatatatatatatatatatatatatatatatatatatatatatatatatatatatatatatatatatatatatatatactttctattaaattgctaaaatgatgatgtcatcctaACTCTATTTTAacccatcatttgacacgtgtcatTTTCACAACAATTTTGGTGATgtcattaatattttaataatttaaataaataaattaaacaattTAGGAAGTGATTATTACCATAATTGAAAAAACAAACTTCTAAATCTATCATTTTTTTCTTAAGATATTAAAATTTAACTTTAAAATGAGACATACACTTCATAAGCTTAAAAAAATCTACTAATTTTGTTTTGAAATATTAAAAGAAGCTTACCATTGTGTAGTATGATTTTGTATTTTTAGTAGAAGTGCTATTAAAGCCAGTGATTTTTAGCTATGTTTAACAATTGTCTTTAAAATTTTCTTATGAGAATATTTATCAAAAGTTTGATAGGTCATGTGTTGTACATTTAATTTATATCTCtaaaatgataatatcataaataaATCTTATTTAAGCTTAAAAAAATTCTAAAATAAAAGAGAAAATTTTAAACctccatgatgatgtcattaaaataattaattgtatttaataaaaaaattaacatgttaattatataatatttgaaacatattgtacaactttatgataaaacatCTCATTACCATTTGTAAAATATTTgaggcattatgtacaaccttataataaaacacatgcataaccatatgtataCACTTTGAAACAAAtaatacaatcttttacaaaacacccataataataaaaaaaattattattatattattattattcaaatgtgAGTTCTATTTAAAAGATtaattatgttatatatgtatacgaaatacatgtTTTAATAAAAGATGTAGTGTATGcgtttatgacaagaaaaatagtaattgtgataaaaattgaaagatggtggtgagagaataaatgtagttcatttattctgatcaaTTTAAGTATgttaatatgtttgtaaaaacaacaacaactttattagtcggaatccgtgatttcacgggtcattaaactaaatgactttagcatttacgttcacttaatacgtaAAAACATATCATATTAAACTGCTTTGTTTAGATAAACCCGTAATTCCACAGACCATTTCactagtgtgtgtgtatatatatatatatatatatatatatatatatatatatatatatatatatatatatatatatatatatatattatagagatAGACACACACTCacataattacatacatataccTATACATACCGTATGTATGTGGATGTTAGTAAATGTGAGTTATAATATGTATACAAAATATATGGTCCGGTTTATATATAATTTCAAGATATCTGAGTGGTTAGGTCCCTAGTTCTTCTCAAAAAGTCTTCagttcaaactatactagaaataTATCTTCGGAGACTAAAGAAATGGGCAGCAAACGATTACAAGATAACTGAATAGGTCGTGTATGTTTGAGTAAAATACTCTCTTTCCTGGAAGAAAAAAAAACTTACATGTTTACCCGCAGACACACACATATATAAACTACCCTAGTTTCAAAAAAATgttcatcttattattattatttttccccAAAAAATATAGAATCATACTCTAAATAACAATAAAATCATTGAAGTTTTCAACTAtatcttttttattattaaaaacaaagCTTTCAATATagctattaatttattaattatgaatTATTATAACACAAGAGttcattttgatatatatatatatatatatatatatatatatatatatatatatatatatatatatatatatatatatatataagtgaagaTCCATGAGAACTATAATTTTGAGAGAATCCTAGGAACTCCAGTTTTTAGATAAGCTTTTGATTGTATaacttcatcaaatattatataaaatgaaaaaaaaaacaaatatatatattcaaagcTAAAAAAAACCCTTTAAAAGTCAAAACAATATGGGTGTATACATGAGCttcgaaaaaaaaaataacttaTCTTTCTACAAACatgtaattatgtgtgtagttaatttggGAATAtgaaattagttttattattttaactacatatatatatatatatatatatatatatatatatatatatatatatatatatatatatatatattacaattacaattaatataattatatataataaaatctaaaatctaaactaataataataataatacttaataataagtaCAGAGTATCTATATCTAATTTATTTACGGAGTATATTTTTGGTATATATCTATAAAATTAATATTGTGATAGCATAATATACGGAGCATTAGACATATCAAAATTAATATGTACGGAAACAAAACCCACTAAAATTTTTTAACGAATTTATCTTCCTGTTCGCCGTGAGTTAGGTTTCACTACCATCACTGTtcagctcgaaataattttacaaactaaatgcACTAAATTGTATTCGACACGGAGCTTCGATGCACTAACAACAGAGCATTTcttttttagcaataaatatgaaagtgatttgaatttacagtttaaatccttaaaatatttatgaacacgcaaataaaactattataatattaattataaacttTGACTCCCCCGAGTATCATTATTTTCTTGAAATGTCtaacattttttttaaatttaactcgcgggttacacttatattcaaaaaataattgtatataataattctaaaataatataacttaaacTTTAAACTAACGTTACGTTTCATGACAAATTTTCAATATActcatattttatataaatattacgtattatataatttatatataattaaaaagaacttttaaaaattgtcaacaccacgagcttttaaactcaaaagaatttttaaaatttttcaacaatacggactcttaaataattcttatacttttaattttttttggatcactttttacataccaatatgaactgcaaattacattttttgcacgatTTTTTACACACACGTACAATGTACGGGCTTTAAAAtttagtatgtgtgtgtgtgtgtgtgtgtgtgtgtgtgtgtgtgtgtgtgtgtgtgtgaagagGAACAACTATATAAAGAGCTATGTCAAGCTAGCAATTAAACAATTATACAATATGAAAAAAGATGGAAAGACTGTATTTGTGTACATGACTACATACACACTATAAATATCATGTGCTAGTACCATAAGTAGGCGAATTTTCAACGAATTTGAATAAATACACACGTTTGATGTAAATCAATGGATTTCAAAGTTAGGTTTCCAACCCAGAATAAAGGGTCTATTCCAAACCCATCAAGAAAAATAGGTTTAAAATCTCATTCCCATTTCTATTTTGATTACTTACTTTTAAGACAATTTGTAGTAGTGTCAAGTGTTTTTTGTTCGCGTTGATTACTTTTTGCACTTTTTTAATAATTATGATGTGTTGATTTTTAGTGTAAAATATTGGTGGTGTTGATTTTTGGTGTGTGTTAAAAGTTGTGATGATGTTTTAAAATATAATTGAATAagtataataaaaagataaaaacaatatatttaaaataataaacaAATTATAAAATCAAAGCAACGTGCGTTGCTTCTTTCATTGCTTTGCCCCGCACACTGCCGAAACCCGTCCAAGCAACTCACCGTTACCCCATTCTCCCGACGTTGGATGTCGGCCATGTATATACCAATGACGTTGGTATACACCGATACAAACGGTCTAAACGTATACTTAGTTACACGCGTGCCTATGGTTATTTTCTTTGCATCTGGTCTCTCTATTCTTACAACGGGGTGCCATATACATAAACGCCTTTTTTTGTTTCATCCTCTACAAGACGATGATAAGAAACTTAGCTTTCATTCGTATATGTTTGCTTCATGATGTGTAAAGTTTTGATTTGATATTGAGGTAACACGTATAATGAAACAATTTTCAAAAAAGTAAAATAATAAGTTATTAGCCGACTTTCCATTAAATTGACTATCATATAGTAACAAGCTGTTGATCGGCCGCGCGTTGCAGCGGTAAATTCATTTCATCATGTGTTCACAAAGATTACAAAAGCGTATGTGTAAGACCCACgtatttattgtacatagagtaaAATGATGTACATAAAGTGTGTGAAGCGTGGCGTAAGTTTAAAAGTGACAGACTGTTCtgagccttgtgcgcgccgcgcaaagctaggggtgcgcgccgcgcaccatgcctGGCGACAGTTTTCTGTTTTCttttaattagagttaaatgaagggcagttGTGTCTTTTCAATTGGCACCAGATTTGGGtctagttttggatcattttcacattcacaaacactctcatctatcttaaagagagatttggggttttggagaagaagaagcttgaatcgatcaaaaactcgagtgttaaagttattcatctcgttcttggctacgttttggtagtgttggtaagctctaactccgaatttaattgcaaggttcttgttcatgtttagggtttgagctagttagggttttaAACCCCATTTCTCTTGAAATCGGGGGTTTTcttgtatgtattgtgtaagtaaacccgattattggtggtttagggtttaatgatgaaattggctAGATTTGTCAAGGGtctgggtgttaatcactagattgtagGTATGTTGGtaattagatgttcataagaacatgttagttggtcaaaatAGGTGTTAACCTTAAATtgttgtcaaactaagttatgaggtcaagatttaatgaaccaagtatataaatgtttaatTCGAGTGTTAGATGGTGTTtcggaaagttaatcactagccgttagtgattaaagatgtttttgggacttatgtcaaaatgggttgactttgaattgggtcaaaatggatgatgacactagtttggtCAAATGAATGTTTAAACAATTGTGTTAagcgttaaatgatgtttttgaatgaaagtgatcatgggaagtgattttggattaaaatgacattttaacataagtcaatcgTGGTCAAAAACAATATGggccaatattgcacgtgttggggttttggtgtaaatgacgtttgaaatgattactacctaactagtaatttagttttaagacctaggttggtttaaatggcgtcaagtataattcaggttaaattgtacttgtttgaatgggtcagaattaccacccgtagtggtaattgatgaagtccactttaggtgtctaaatgggcggtttgtggaggtaggtataaacccttggttaagggtgttgaagtcgaattctctcgtagagaatgtatgtttatTGTTTGTTCTAGATGCGTATtgtaggtaaaaggtttgctcatttacgtttggaggcgatttacatatatgacttgtgcgggcatctcgaggtgagtggaataattatacgtgtatgtatataatctaTTTATTTGT
Proteins encoded in this region:
- the LOC139861612 gene encoding transcription factor bHLH157-like, whose amino-acid sequence is MEEQLNQSAVTHLLQHTLRSFCIHENSQWVYAVFWRILPRNYPPPKWDTQGGAFDRSRGNRRNWILAWEDGFCNFAASRAAETNSGECPVYEYQQYQVLQPDLFFKMSHEIYNYGEGLIGKVAADHSHKWIFKEPTDQEINFLSTWNNSADSHPRTWEAQFQSGIKTIALVAVREGVIQLGSIHKVIEDLSYVVMLRKKLTYIESIPGVLLPHPSSSLYPYIKPEGYNTPEVWSSLGGNCGGVGGGDLPTAYNQPLNITPSMSSLEALLSKLPSVLPVTSSPLPAQQFCEAAQPQFVAMSPDKEAVEEQEEEEIKDVGECSSSMSSYGHRLHFQHSHETNVTSCMTNNRY